In Symmachiella dynata, the following are encoded in one genomic region:
- a CDS encoding CPBP family intramembrane glutamic endopeptidase has product MSHTPPEGTDEPTPLVNFDPPVEETPGAAGETEAALTDQDQKVEINVAPQPTWFMRTVFPGLEAVGWMVGTLIAIFTGSIAAAIVVSVVWIVAHPNSEFSPTIIEQQVMLPALVGSQVFLIGFAALGVFVRFGTKFPRTLGLRGLSLGHLLVVLGLTLPVQFLAHAWSSLASGLLESVGITISSQEYMEQMQQVLGAGPLVIMWLLMAVCPAVGEELVFRGIIGNTLVRNWGAWWGVLATSVLFGVIHLIPIQAIAVIPLGMAMHYVYLMTKSFWAPVLLHLANNSLALLMMEATGELTAAEAESLEEPLSGGILAASLLTAACLFGILWQTRRLSGSASAVEVDDAAHIDTVTGGEGKLTSNPATPMTYLAAAVSLAGVGVLTYLMIME; this is encoded by the coding sequence ATGTCGCACACACCGCCCGAGGGTACCGATGAGCCGACACCGCTGGTGAATTTTGACCCGCCGGTCGAAGAAACCCCAGGCGCTGCGGGCGAGACAGAGGCGGCGTTGACCGATCAGGATCAAAAGGTCGAAATCAACGTTGCGCCGCAGCCGACATGGTTCATGCGGACCGTTTTTCCCGGTCTCGAAGCCGTTGGCTGGATGGTGGGTACGCTGATTGCAATATTCACCGGCTCTATTGCAGCGGCCATAGTGGTGAGTGTGGTTTGGATAGTGGCTCACCCCAACAGCGAGTTCTCACCCACAATTATCGAACAACAGGTCATGTTGCCGGCGTTGGTTGGCTCACAAGTCTTTTTGATCGGCTTTGCGGCGTTGGGTGTCTTTGTGCGGTTCGGCACAAAATTTCCCCGCACGTTGGGACTGCGGGGCTTGTCGCTGGGTCATTTGCTGGTCGTGCTCGGATTGACGTTGCCGGTTCAGTTTCTCGCGCATGCTTGGTCGAGCTTGGCCAGTGGCCTGTTGGAGTCGGTCGGCATTACCATCTCCTCGCAAGAGTACATGGAACAAATGCAACAAGTCCTCGGCGCCGGTCCGCTCGTCATCATGTGGCTGTTGATGGCCGTTTGCCCAGCGGTGGGTGAAGAGTTGGTCTTCCGCGGCATCATCGGAAACACGCTCGTGCGCAATTGGGGGGCATGGTGGGGCGTGCTCGCCACATCGGTGCTCTTTGGCGTGATACACCTCATCCCCATTCAGGCGATTGCCGTCATCCCATTGGGCATGGCGATGCATTACGTCTACTTGATGACCAAGAGCTTTTGGGCACCGGTCCTGTTGCACCTTGCCAACAACTCCTTGGCGCTGCTCATGATGGAAGCCACCGGCGAGTTGACCGCGGCGGAAGCAGAGTCGCTTGAGGAACCGTTGTCGGGGGGGATCCTCGCCGCTTCACTGCTGACCGCTGCCTGTCTATTCGGTATCCTCTGGCAAACCCGCCGCCTGTCGGGTAGCGCGAGCGCGGTGGAGGTTGACGATGCGGCACACATCGACACGGTCACAGGCGGCGAAGGGAAATTGACGTCAAACCCCGCGACGCCCATGACCTATCTGGCTGCTGCAGTCAGCCTAGCCGGAGTGGGTGTGCTGACATATTTGATGATCATGGAATAA